A stretch of the Bacillus anthracis str. Vollum genome encodes the following:
- a CDS encoding undecaprenyl-diphosphate phosphatase codes for MEQFYYILKYLILGLFQGLTEPIPISSSGHLVLAQHLLGLKIEGFSFELLVNSASLLAVLLIYRNDLIRLTKNGLSYIFTRAEDAKSDFFFIIYLVIATIPAGVIGVLFKDYIDQYLKGVKMVGISLLITAVGLWIIRNLRGRRNDGDLSMKDAIIVGLAQACALIPGISRSGATIVAAMLLGMKQETALRFSFLLYIPVSLGGLLLSITDIAKDPNLDTLFVPYIVAFIATFIMTYISLKWFMNIMAKGNLKYFSFYCIIVGVLTLIFL; via the coding sequence ATGGAACAGTTTTACTACATTTTAAAATATTTAATTCTTGGTCTGTTCCAAGGACTTACAGAACCAATTCCGATTTCTTCAAGCGGTCACCTCGTTTTAGCACAGCACTTGCTAGGACTAAAAATAGAAGGGTTTAGCTTCGAACTACTTGTTAATTCAGCTTCATTATTAGCTGTATTACTTATTTATAGAAATGATTTAATTCGTCTAACGAAGAATGGTCTATCTTATATATTTACAAGAGCAGAAGATGCAAAATCAGATTTCTTCTTTATTATTTACCTTGTTATTGCGACCATTCCAGCAGGTGTTATTGGTGTTTTATTTAAAGATTACATCGATCAGTACTTAAAAGGTGTGAAGATGGTTGGGATTTCGCTTCTTATTACTGCCGTCGGCCTTTGGATTATTAGAAACTTACGTGGACGTAGAAATGATGGCGATCTTTCTATGAAAGATGCGATCATCGTCGGATTAGCACAAGCTTGCGCACTAATCCCTGGAATTAGCCGATCTGGTGCAACAATCGTAGCCGCGATGTTACTTGGTATGAAGCAGGAAACGGCTCTTCGTTTCTCATTCTTACTATATATCCCTGTTAGCTTAGGTGGTTTATTACTAAGTATTACAGACATTGCAAAAGATCCAAATCTAGACACATTATTCGTACCATATATCGTTGCGTTCATCGCAACATTTATCATGACGTATATTTCGTTAAAATGGTTTATGAACATCATGGCAAAAGGAAATTTAAAATATTTCTCTTTCTATTGCATTATCGTAGGTGTACTTACTCTTATTTTCTTATAA
- a CDS encoding methyl-accepting chemotaxis protein produces MFTQKKSLQHKIDQLENRIQELKAELKQKDIEQQETISSIHDRVQNIVQEHKLVNNQHHTLQNLVQQLNSCFENVSTRTTHSNELNNEMLQKEQSLIQSIEEIIDCSNEGKESVHRLLIVINKLGEQSQRTSNSMNHLSERSKEIEQIVEVIQNIAAQTNLLALNASIEAARAGEHGKGFAVVANEVRKLAESTAESTKNIGNLTKKIQEEIEKAYDNTKDNLHLVDEGVEMSADTNARIENILIMIQTLQNGATNVIKAIENQKSCNDDILREFANTQQMFQKLNTTIMNHIHDAEKVDVQLTKSLEETVVSH; encoded by the coding sequence ATGTTTACTCAAAAGAAATCACTCCAACATAAAATTGATCAATTAGAAAATCGTATCCAGGAACTTAAAGCAGAATTAAAACAAAAAGATATCGAACAACAAGAGACCATTTCTTCTATCCACGATCGTGTACAAAATATTGTGCAAGAACATAAACTTGTAAATAATCAACACCATACACTTCAAAATTTAGTTCAACAATTAAACTCATGTTTCGAAAATGTTTCAACGCGTACGACACATTCCAATGAATTAAATAATGAAATGTTACAAAAAGAACAAAGCTTAATTCAATCTATTGAAGAAATCATTGACTGCTCTAATGAAGGAAAAGAATCTGTTCACCGTTTACTTATTGTAATTAACAAATTAGGTGAACAATCACAGCGCACGTCTAATAGTATGAATCATTTAAGCGAACGCTCAAAAGAAATTGAGCAAATTGTAGAAGTCATTCAAAACATTGCAGCACAAACAAATTTACTTGCTTTAAATGCGAGTATTGAAGCTGCGCGTGCTGGAGAGCACGGTAAAGGATTCGCTGTCGTTGCCAATGAAGTAAGAAAACTAGCAGAAAGTACAGCGGAAAGCACAAAAAACATCGGCAACTTAACGAAAAAAATTCAAGAAGAAATTGAAAAAGCATACGATAATACAAAAGATAATTTGCATTTAGTCGATGAAGGTGTAGAAATGAGTGCTGATACAAATGCTAGAATTGAAAATATTTTAATTATGATTCAAACGTTACAAAACGGTGCTACTAATGTTATTAAAGCTATTGAAAACCAAAAGTCTTGTAATGATGATATATTACGAGAATTCGCTAATACACAACAAATGTTCCAAAAGTTAAATACTACTATTATGAATCACATTCATGATGCTGAGAAAGTCGATGTTCAATTAACGAAAAGTCTTGAAGAAACAGTAGTTTCTCATTAA
- a CDS encoding 3D domain-containing protein, whose amino-acid sequence MNYFKRISSLVLAGIIGLSSTVAVKAESNDEKLNNMQQQLQQNDAEMQKKEQEKQAVSKEIQGIENELHNLNNTIAKNKEDQAAIQRKIDETHKQIEQKKNEIVVLEDKVLARKDIMRKRMVSVQNSSNTSLVVEVVVESKNFADFLQRMNAVSTILEADKEILRLQEQDLRQIEEDKKTIDEKEASLVVDKQKLAKAQAELQDNLKKRQANLQTVQAKYNQVASQLNLAAEEKAKIESNMKAVQETIAREQEAARIAAEERAKAEAAAKAEQEALAKAQAEVAEKKKQEQASKPAEPVANNNSKVEPVQPSKPTAGGREIYVHATAYTADPAENGYGPGQQVYSAWGGYNLTANPGMKLIAVDPSVIPLGSRVYVEGYGEAIAADTGGAIKGHKIDVLMPDKASSSKWGRKNVKLTILS is encoded by the coding sequence ATGAACTATTTTAAGCGAATCAGTAGTCTAGTATTAGCAGGCATTATCGGTCTTTCTAGTACAGTCGCTGTTAAAGCAGAGTCAAACGACGAGAAACTTAACAACATGCAACAGCAATTGCAGCAAAACGATGCAGAAATGCAAAAGAAAGAGCAAGAGAAGCAAGCTGTTAGTAAAGAAATTCAAGGTATCGAAAACGAACTACATAATTTAAATAATACAATTGCAAAAAATAAAGAGGATCAAGCTGCTATTCAACGTAAAATCGATGAAACACATAAGCAGATTGAGCAAAAAAAGAACGAAATTGTCGTTTTAGAGGATAAAGTCCTTGCTCGTAAGGATATTATGAGAAAACGTATGGTTTCTGTTCAAAACAGTTCAAATACAAGTTTAGTAGTAGAAGTTGTAGTAGAGTCAAAGAACTTTGCAGATTTCTTACAACGTATGAACGCAGTTTCTACTATTTTAGAAGCTGATAAAGAAATTTTACGTCTACAAGAACAGGATCTTCGTCAAATTGAAGAAGATAAGAAAACAATTGATGAAAAAGAAGCATCTTTAGTAGTGGACAAACAAAAATTAGCAAAAGCACAAGCTGAGTTGCAAGATAACTTGAAAAAACGTCAAGCTAACTTACAAACAGTTCAAGCTAAATATAATCAGGTTGCAAGCCAACTTAATTTAGCAGCAGAAGAAAAAGCTAAAATTGAGTCAAATATGAAGGCAGTACAAGAAACAATTGCTCGTGAACAAGAAGCAGCGAGAATTGCAGCAGAAGAGCGTGCAAAAGCAGAAGCAGCTGCAAAGGCTGAGCAAGAAGCTTTAGCTAAGGCACAGGCGGAAGTTGCTGAAAAGAAAAAGCAAGAACAAGCTAGTAAACCAGCTGAACCTGTTGCTAATAATAATTCGAAGGTAGAACCTGTACAACCTTCTAAGCCAACTGCTGGTGGAAGAGAAATCTATGTACATGCAACAGCTTATACAGCAGACCCAGCTGAAAATGGTTATGGACCAGGTCAACAAGTATACTCTGCATGGGGAGGCTATAATTTAACTGCAAACCCAGGAATGAAATTAATTGCGGTAGATCCATCTGTTATTCCATTAGGTTCTCGTGTATATGTTGAAGGATACGGAGAAGCAATTGCAGCAGATACTGGTGGCGCGATTAAAGGTCACAAAATCGATGTTTTAATGCCAGATAAAGCTTCGTCTAGTAAGTGGGGCAGAAAAAATGTTAAGCTTACAATTTTAAGCTAA
- a CDS encoding helix-turn-helix transcriptional regulator encodes MTILNRVKELRARFNFSQSVLAEKVGVTRQTIAAIEKGDYVPSLLLALMICDVFQLKMEDVFVLNKEGEEDE; translated from the coding sequence TTGACCATTTTAAATAGAGTGAAGGAATTAAGAGCTCGGTTTAATTTTTCGCAAAGTGTATTAGCAGAAAAAGTTGGAGTGACGAGACAAACAATCGCGGCAATTGAAAAAGGGGATTATGTTCCTTCATTATTATTAGCGCTTATGATTTGCGATGTATTTCAGTTAAAGATGGAAGATGTGTTTGTTTTAAATAAGGAGGGGGAAGAGGATGAATAG
- a CDS encoding class A sortase yields the protein MNKQRIYSIVAILLFVVGGVLIGKPFYDGYQAEKKQTENVQAVQKMDYEKHETEFVDASKIDQPDLAEVANASLDKKQVIGRISIPSVSLELPVLKSSTEKNLLSGAATVKENQVMGKGNYALAGHNMSKKGVLFSDIASLKKGDKIYLYDNENEYEYAVTGVSEVTPDKWEVVEDHGKDEITLITCVSVKDNSKRYVVAGDLVGTKAKK from the coding sequence ATGAATAAGCAAAGAATTTATAGTATAGTAGCAATCCTCCTATTTGTTGTAGGTGGTGTGTTAATCGGAAAGCCATTTTATGATGGATATCAAGCTGAAAAGAAACAGACTGAAAATGTACAGGCTGTTCAAAAAATGGATTATGAAAAACATGAGACGGAATTTGTAGATGCTTCGAAAATTGATCAACCAGACTTGGCAGAAGTAGCGAATGCATCATTAGATAAGAAGCAAGTAATTGGTCGTATTTCGATCCCGAGTGTTTCATTAGAACTTCCTGTTTTAAAATCTTCTACTGAGAAAAACCTATTATCAGGTGCAGCAACAGTAAAAGAAAATCAAGTAATGGGAAAAGGGAATTATGCATTAGCAGGACATAACATGTCTAAAAAAGGTGTTTTATTTAGTGATATAGCTTCTCTAAAAAAAGGCGATAAAATTTATTTGTATGATAATGAAAACGAATATGAATATGCGGTTACTGGTGTATCTGAAGTAACTCCTGATAAGTGGGAAGTTGTTGAAGATCATGGGAAAGATGAAATCACGCTTATTACATGTGTATCTGTTAAGGATAATTCTAAGCGTTATGTTGTTGCTGGTGATTTAGTAGGAACGAAGGCGAAGAAATAA
- a CDS encoding peptide MFS transporter encodes MESAIQLEKEQQRKKKHPPGLYLLFFTEMWERFSYYGLRGLLTLYLTTALVSGGLGFSPAWALSIYGFYTGACYFTPMIGGYLTDRFLGRRKAITIGGITMAIGNLTLFAMQNQVGLYLGLALIIIGNGFFKPNISTLVGELYEENDPKRDSAFTIFYMGINVGSFLAPLVCGFLSENLFKTTVDGVVHYGFRYGFLAASIGMIIGQILFTTLSNRFLGDIGKKPTRDLQTTDGQPSVGDTPLTKKEKQRTAVIVILTCFVVFFWAGFEQAGSSLTLYTNKFVDRSVFGWEVPTSWFQSVNPLFIILLAPVISALWAKLATRKRGDLKIPTKMGLGMILLGIGYIILVIATLKTGSDEHNITEKANLLFIVFTYLFHTLGELFLSPVGLSMVSALAPVKLASLLMGVWLASSGIANILGGQLASFTTSLGYAEVFTVIGAVAIVLGCVLLLISKKLVKWMD; translated from the coding sequence ATGGAATCAGCGATACAACTAGAAAAAGAACAACAAAGAAAAAAGAAACATCCTCCAGGTTTATACTTACTCTTCTTTACAGAAATGTGGGAAAGATTTAGTTACTATGGATTACGAGGATTATTAACATTATATTTAACGACAGCTTTAGTAAGCGGTGGTCTTGGGTTTAGTCCCGCATGGGCACTCTCCATTTACGGATTTTATACTGGAGCCTGTTATTTCACACCAATGATTGGTGGATACTTAACAGACCGGTTCCTAGGTAGACGAAAAGCCATCACAATTGGTGGTATAACAATGGCAATCGGTAACCTTACACTATTCGCCATGCAAAACCAAGTCGGCCTATACCTCGGATTAGCGCTTATTATTATCGGTAATGGATTCTTCAAACCGAATATCTCTACACTGGTTGGGGAATTATACGAAGAGAATGATCCAAAACGTGATAGTGCATTTACTATTTTCTATATGGGTATTAACGTCGGGTCATTTTTAGCTCCACTCGTTTGCGGATTTTTATCAGAAAATTTATTCAAAACAACAGTTGATGGCGTTGTACATTACGGATTCCGTTACGGTTTCTTAGCCGCTTCAATTGGAATGATTATCGGACAAATTTTATTTACAACATTATCAAATCGCTTCCTTGGTGATATCGGTAAAAAACCAACTCGCGATTTGCAAACAACAGATGGACAACCATCAGTAGGAGATACACCGTTAACAAAAAAAGAAAAACAACGTACCGCAGTTATCGTCATTTTAACATGCTTCGTTGTCTTCTTCTGGGCTGGCTTTGAACAAGCTGGTAGTTCATTAACATTATATACAAACAAATTTGTAGACCGCTCTGTGTTCGGATGGGAAGTTCCAACATCTTGGTTCCAGTCGGTCAATCCATTATTTATTATTTTACTTGCTCCAGTTATTTCAGCATTGTGGGCAAAACTTGCAACTCGCAAGCGCGGGGATTTAAAAATCCCAACAAAAATGGGACTTGGTATGATCTTGCTCGGTATCGGTTATATCATTCTCGTTATCGCTACATTAAAAACAGGTAGTGATGAACATAACATTACAGAAAAAGCAAACTTACTATTTATCGTCTTTACGTATCTTTTCCATACGTTAGGTGAGCTATTCTTATCGCCTGTTGGACTATCAATGGTTAGTGCACTTGCCCCAGTAAAACTAGCATCTTTATTAATGGGAGTATGGTTAGCAAGCTCAGGTATCGCTAACATTTTAGGCGGACAACTTGCCAGCTTCACAACTTCACTTGGATATGCTGAAGTATTTACAGTTATTGGAGCTGTAGCAATTGTATTAGGTTGTGTTTTATTACTAATTTCTAAAAAATTAGTGAAATGGATGGATTAA
- the brnQ1 gene encoding branched-chain amino acid transport system II carrier protein BrnQ1 — MKLLQKKEILLISLMLFSMFFGAGNLIFPPFLGYEAGEHVWISLVGFIISATGLPILGVIAIAKAGSFQALAGRVHSSFAIIFPCIVYLFIGPGLGIPRAGSLAFEMGPGQFFPEAGSIVLLCYTVIFFSIVYWLSLSPSKLMGLFGKVLTPLLLGMIALIFIKSMFTSVGSVKEAAGNYGQAPMFQGFLDGYLTMDALAALIFGIVIANALRAKGIEDDKGLAKYMSIAGIGAGLLLSIIYVILGYVGSMSGSLGTFDNGAQVLAQVMTTLFGQGGVVLLGLIFTIACLCVSIGLVTSCSQFFASAFPKVAYKFWAFILSFVSMILANLGLTQILKVSVPILGFIYPVALTLIILGLFQKYIGKYAYVYAVTVGIVAVFSAIDIFNKNVMLNQWTSVLKYIPFYTEGVGWIVPAIIGACIGVIVSFVFNKKK, encoded by the coding sequence ATGAAATTGTTACAGAAAAAAGAAATTTTACTTATTAGTCTTATGTTATTCTCGATGTTCTTTGGAGCGGGGAATCTTATATTCCCACCTTTTCTTGGTTATGAAGCAGGAGAACATGTGTGGATTTCATTAGTAGGGTTTATTATATCGGCAACAGGTCTTCCTATATTGGGAGTTATTGCGATTGCGAAAGCAGGAAGTTTTCAAGCGCTAGCGGGTAGGGTTCATTCCTCATTTGCAATTATTTTTCCGTGTATCGTGTACTTGTTTATTGGGCCAGGACTTGGTATACCACGTGCAGGAAGTTTAGCTTTTGAAATGGGGCCAGGTCAGTTCTTCCCAGAAGCGGGCAGCATAGTTTTATTATGTTATACGGTTATTTTCTTTAGTATTGTGTACTGGTTAAGCTTATCACCGTCTAAATTAATGGGGTTGTTCGGAAAGGTTTTAACACCATTATTACTAGGTATGATTGCCCTTATCTTTATAAAAAGCATGTTTACATCAGTAGGTAGTGTGAAAGAGGCTGCTGGAAACTATGGACAAGCGCCTATGTTCCAAGGGTTTTTAGATGGATATTTAACGATGGACGCATTAGCAGCTTTAATTTTTGGGATTGTGATTGCAAATGCTCTTCGTGCAAAAGGTATTGAAGATGATAAAGGTTTAGCGAAATATATGAGTATTGCTGGAATTGGTGCAGGACTATTATTATCTATTATTTATGTCATACTTGGATATGTTGGTTCAATGAGTGGTTCATTGGGGACATTTGATAATGGCGCGCAAGTGTTAGCACAAGTAATGACTACACTATTTGGACAAGGTGGAGTCGTTTTATTAGGACTTATTTTTACGATCGCATGTTTATGTGTTTCAATCGGACTTGTTACATCGTGTAGTCAATTTTTCGCAAGTGCATTTCCGAAAGTAGCATACAAATTTTGGGCATTTATCTTAAGTTTTGTTAGTATGATTTTAGCAAATTTAGGATTAACACAAATTTTAAAAGTATCGGTACCAATTCTTGGATTTATTTATCCGGTTGCATTAACGCTTATTATTTTAGGGTTATTCCAGAAGTATATTGGAAAGTATGCATACGTATATGCAGTGACAGTTGGGATTGTAGCCGTATTTAGTGCAATCGATATTTTCAATAAAAATGTAATGTTGAATCAATGGACATCAGTATTAAAGTACATTCCGTTTTATACAGAAGGTGTAGGATGGATTGTTCCAGCTATTATAGGTGCTTGTATTGGTGTTATCGTTAGTTTTGTTTTCAATAAGAAGAAATAA
- a CDS encoding DUF2339 domain-containing protein, whose translation MKEDLNKKIEALETTIETMQEALFELKAKQREIEVENAQQHVSKEKKEYIETVIEEKQKEEVVTIKEPVQEREVKQVDISAFKPEPFNIIKFCQTWLPRIFVGIMLLGVIWLFKAGVDAGLLTPAIRIVFGIVLSMGFYYIGDIQIKRERQALGLVLAGGSITGIVLTTFAAHYLYGFIPASIAFVCNIAWVILGIYIAKRYQSEYLTIFVAVGAFFVPFLLNSTTPNPYIFFGYETILTLSLLWYALKNRYQYLYMISYAVAAIVLFVFFAVMSMLVEDLQVQLTVVYGLIHLLLFWHMFTERSFIVEPRLAIFSANAVFFILAISKILEFTTWGLMISALVHANMFVFEYRKNRHSTFTNLLFGFAMGAFSLAILYEYSLVNAAIVLLLQGFLGMVTSIKGKQQIKLYVSATVYAIGMIQTIFSPFDQFISAGFVAHLILIGTFYYCMRQAKDVLASFGKYVYSIALYWFMVIVFITITRIGEVLSTDGSIISVSVSLLWMVYALFAVWLGRNKHMNEILYAGLIVLVVTIGKLFLLDLPEVSMMIRAVLFLIVGSIGIVISRMFFSKEEK comes from the coding sequence ATGAAGGAGGATTTGAATAAGAAAATAGAAGCGCTCGAAACGACAATTGAAACGATGCAAGAAGCACTTTTTGAATTGAAAGCAAAACAAAGAGAAATAGAAGTAGAAAATGCTCAGCAACATGTTAGTAAGGAAAAGAAAGAATATATTGAAACGGTGATAGAGGAAAAACAAAAAGAAGAAGTAGTTACAATAAAAGAACCTGTGCAAGAACGTGAGGTAAAACAAGTAGATATATCTGCTTTTAAACCAGAACCATTTAATATTATTAAGTTTTGCCAAACGTGGTTGCCACGTATTTTTGTAGGAATTATGTTACTTGGAGTAATCTGGTTATTTAAAGCAGGGGTAGATGCTGGACTATTAACACCAGCAATACGAATTGTGTTTGGTATTGTCCTATCAATGGGTTTTTATTATATAGGGGATATTCAAATTAAACGAGAGCGGCAAGCGTTAGGGTTAGTATTAGCAGGAGGAAGTATTACGGGTATAGTTTTAACGACATTTGCGGCACATTATTTATATGGCTTTATTCCAGCAAGTATTGCATTTGTGTGTAATATTGCATGGGTTATTTTAGGTATTTATATAGCGAAGAGGTATCAATCAGAATATCTTACTATCTTCGTAGCCGTAGGAGCCTTCTTTGTACCATTCTTATTAAATAGTACAACTCCTAATCCGTACATTTTCTTTGGATATGAGACGATACTAACACTTAGCTTATTATGGTATGCGTTGAAAAATCGTTATCAGTATTTATATATGATTTCTTATGCGGTTGCTGCTATTGTTCTTTTTGTCTTCTTTGCTGTTATGTCAATGTTAGTAGAGGATTTACAAGTACAGTTAACAGTAGTTTATGGTTTAATTCACTTACTATTATTTTGGCATATGTTTACAGAGAGAAGTTTTATAGTAGAGCCACGCTTGGCGATATTTAGTGCGAATGCAGTTTTCTTTATATTAGCTATTTCAAAAATACTTGAATTTACAACATGGGGATTAATGATAAGTGCACTCGTACACGCTAATATGTTCGTGTTTGAATATAGGAAGAATCGACATTCTACGTTTACAAATCTTTTATTTGGTTTCGCAATGGGGGCATTTAGTTTAGCGATTTTATATGAGTATAGTTTAGTGAATGCAGCGATTGTACTATTATTACAAGGTTTCCTCGGTATGGTGACTTCTATTAAAGGAAAACAACAGATAAAATTGTATGTGAGTGCGACGGTTTACGCAATTGGAATGATACAGACTATTTTTAGCCCGTTTGATCAATTTATTTCGGCAGGCTTTGTTGCTCATCTTATTTTAATAGGAACGTTCTATTATTGCATGAGACAAGCGAAAGATGTATTAGCGAGCTTTGGCAAGTATGTGTATTCTATAGCACTCTATTGGTTTATGGTGATTGTATTTATTACAATTACTAGAATCGGTGAAGTTTTGTCCACAGATGGAAGCATAATTAGCGTATCTGTATCGTTATTATGGATGGTATATGCTTTATTTGCAGTTTGGCTTGGACGGAATAAACATATGAATGAAATATTGTATGCTGGATTAATCGTTTTAGTTGTAACGATAGGGAAGCTATTCCTTCTGGACCTACCAGAAGTATCGATGATGATCAGGGCGGTGTTATTCTTAATCGTAGGTAGCATAGGTATCGTTATTTCAAGAATGTTTTTCTCAAAAGAAGAGAAGTAG